From the genome of Vitis riparia cultivar Riparia Gloire de Montpellier isolate 1030 chromosome 2, EGFV_Vit.rip_1.0, whole genome shotgun sequence, one region includes:
- the LOC117933928 gene encoding late embryogenesis abundant protein 18: MMQSYKEKISNMASVAKEHITICKARAQEKAEKAMARTKEEKEIAKERRKAKEAQAKMQLHAEKAEHAARKLNAKHSHLHTTHTHQGYNQPAAGATAPMYPQPQPVVGATTAPTYPPSTHPPPEAKYF; this comes from the exons ATGATGCAATCTTACAAGGAGAAGATAAGCAACATGGCCAGCGTGGCCAAGGAGCACATCACCATCTGCAAGGCCAGAGCTCAGGAGAAG GCAGAGAAAGCAATGGCGAGGACAAAGGAGGAGAAAGAGATAGCCAAGGAGCGTAGGAAGGCCAAAGAGGCTCAAGCCAAGATGCAGTTGCATGCAGAGAAGGCGGAGCACGCCGCCCGCAAACTCAACGCCAAGCACTCACATCTTCACACGACTCACACCCACCAAGGCTACAATCAGCCTGCTGCTGGGGCCACAGCTCCGATGTACCCTCAGCCTCAGCCTGTTGTTGGAGCCACTACCGCCCCAACCTATCCTCCTTCAACGCATCCTCCTCCAGAGGCCAAGTATTTCTAG
- the LOC117906436 gene encoding ferredoxin C 2, chloroplastic, which translates to MDLLPLCNSCTSIHRQPTLYRKLSSPSITNFPYNSLKCRRKTTSELQTPVGVTGLAGGYSPSIPTHKVTVHDRQRGVVHEFFVPEDQYILHTAESQNISLPFACRHGCCTSCAVRIKSGQIRQPEALGISAELKSKGYALLCVGFPSSDIEVETQDEDEVYWLQFGRYFARGPIERDDYALELAMGDE; encoded by the exons ATGGATCTTCTACCACTCTGCAATTCCTGCACTTCAATCCACCGACAACCCACACTTTACCGGAAACTTTCTTCCCCATCAATCACCAATTTTCCATACAATTCCTTAAAATGCAGGCGTAAAACAACATCGGAGCTTCAAACCCCGGTCGGAGTCACCGGTCTCGCAGGTGGCTATTCTCCTTCAATACCCACCCACAAGGTTACTGTTCACGACAGACAACGAGGAGTGGTTCACGAATTCTTCGTTCCCGAG GACCAGTACATATTGCACACTGCTGAATCTCAGAACATATCCCTTCCATTTGCTTGCAGGCACG GTTGTTGTACTAGCTGTGCTGTTCGTATAAAATCTGGACAAATTAGACAGCCAGAAGCGCTAGGGATATCTGCTGAACTGAAATCAAAG GGTTATGCACTTCTTTGTGTTGGCTTCCCGTCATCTGATATTGAAGTAGAAACTCAAGATGAGGATGAG GTATATTGGCTTCAATTTGGAAGATATTTTGCGCGTGGACCTATA GAAAGGGATGACTATGCATTGGAGTTAGCCATGGGTGATGAGTAA
- the LOC117933920 gene encoding uncharacterized protein LOC117933920 codes for MGFLRRIAGILGFTKDEPHETRDVDDENDVVRDRTSREEVEVEDTRLPRKGFSVPAQVVIERGPLLVPCTSGEGGVQGLKWYAKRLRVDEDGDVADEFIDEVSPDTSSSAEDHRRPLPRFQVNYRNRAAKVRNQKMSLDGKIQQGLEFQGRLMWV; via the exons ATGGGGTTTCTGAGAAGGATCGCGGGCATTCTAGGGTTTACTAAAGATGAACCTCACGAAACCAGGGACGTAGACGATGAAAACGATGTCGTTCGCGATCGCACTAGCAGAGAGGAAGTGGAAGTTGAGGATACTCGCCTTCCTCGTAAAGGCTTCAGCGTCCCCGCCCAGGTCGTCATCGAAAGAGGCCCTCTTCTCGTCCCCTGCACATCTGGAGAGGGTGGAGTCCAG GGATTAAAATGGTATGCAAAGCGTCTGAGAGTAGATGAAGATGGGGATGTGGCAGATGAGTTCATCGATGAAGTCTCACCAGACACATCATCTAGTGCAGAAGATCATCGCAGGCCATTACCAAGGTTTCAAGTGAATTACCGGAACCGAGCAGCCAAAGTGAGGAACCAGAAAATGTCCCTTGATGGGAAAATCCAACAGGGACTAGAATTTCAAGGTAGATTGATGTGGGTATGA